Proteins from a genomic interval of Schistocerca piceifrons isolate TAMUIC-IGC-003096 chromosome 3, iqSchPice1.1, whole genome shotgun sequence:
- the LOC124790077 gene encoding cuticle protein 16.5-like: MFKIVLLLAAVACCVSAAPKAGIAPLAYSAPLVAAAPVAYAAPAPAVVTAHSSQYIAQNFNGLAVAAAAPVVAAAPAVAAAYHAAPAVYFR; this comes from the exons ATGTTCAAG ATTGTGCTGTTGTTGGCCGCTGTCGCGTGCTGCGTGAGCGCCGCCCCCAAAGCCGGTATCGCCCCCCTGGCCTACTCCGCCCCCCTGGTGGCCGCCGCCCCcgtggcctacgccgcccccgcgccGGCCGTCGTGACGGCGCACAGCTCGCAGTACATCGCGCAGAACTTCAACGGACTCGCCGTGGCGGCCGCCGCCCCCGTCGTCGCCGCCGCCCCTGCAGTTGCTGCTGCATACCATGCCGCCCCCGCCGTCTATTTCAGATAA